A single region of the Hylaeus volcanicus isolate JK05 chromosome 5, UHH_iyHylVolc1.0_haploid, whole genome shotgun sequence genome encodes:
- the LOC128877380 gene encoding mitochondrial transcription rescue factor 1 isoform X2 codes for MILKRFKSKKEASEEVDENDDEENESLEVDDYLLTKNSKIINATVSSLRVDAIAKVAFGLSRNRIDRAFYDSKIRINGNKILKKSHQVKVDDEIDLVVGRDSKNPKLIIVHRCILLKAKGNDDSIDVKLLRNKSLLIENYPEPWDAME; via the exons ATGATACTTAAAAGATTCAAGAGCAAGAAAGAAGCTTCTGAAGAG GTAGATGAAAATGACGATGAAGAAAACGAATCTCTCGAAGTAGATGATTATCTACTGacaaaaaattcgaaaataattaatgctaCTGTATCTTCTCTTCGTGTAGATGCTATTGCTAAGGTAGCATTTGGATTGTCACGCAA CCGGATAGATAGAGCATTTTATGATAGCAAAATTCGtattaatggaaataaaattctaaaaaaatctCACCAG GTGAAGGTTGATGATGAAATTGATTTAGTTGTTGGCCGGGATTCTAAAAAtccaaaattaataatagtacatcgttgtatattattaaaggCCAAAGGAAACGACGACTCTATTGATGTAAAATTGCTTAGAAATAAGTCTTTATTAATTGAGAATTATCCTGAGCCATGGGATGCTATGGAATAA